A window of Microscilla marina ATCC 23134 contains these coding sequences:
- a CDS encoding DUF3526 domain-containing protein yields MNRLLIISFFKTKASWIGLLSIFFAGMLSLYFGGLFIEETQENEQRAILLQKENIERNVQHHPKDIGLLLYYQKFGLVNQVSPLASLAIGQRDISPSIQRVNIRNLEEQKYNSRLANPVYQLIGNFDFSFVLVYFIPLVIIALCFNLISEEKEGGTWALALSQTNNTKGMIRVKLLLRYGSTLVVLALLLIIAKFYLSIPPDQKYAAFCLVSFAYVSFWFAVVWWVISFHLSSSKNALVLLTIWVFLNVIVPAAISGTMSLVYPMPETFGTVVKSREGYHNKWDKEKAPTIQKFIKHYPQLAQYKHPKGARFSWFWYFAMQQMGDDEATAQARELQQKIKKRISLSKNTGMLFPSAHTQLVLNSLANVGLQNQLNFMQALEQFHEKKRLYFYPKIFSQVASTTEKWNQHTLAKYEEQSGVNWFQVLLPLLLGIGVCLGAARFNQRKFYHL; encoded by the coding sequence ATGAATCGATTATTAATCATCAGTTTTTTTAAAACCAAAGCATCCTGGATAGGACTCTTGTCCATATTTTTTGCGGGTATGCTGAGCTTGTATTTTGGTGGGTTATTCATCGAAGAAACTCAAGAAAATGAACAGCGAGCCATCTTGTTACAAAAAGAAAATATTGAGCGAAACGTACAGCACCACCCCAAAGACATAGGGTTGTTATTATATTATCAAAAGTTTGGTTTGGTCAATCAAGTATCGCCCTTGGCAAGCCTAGCCATCGGACAACGAGATATTTCGCCTTCTATTCAAAGGGTAAATATTCGTAACCTTGAGGAACAAAAATACAACTCCAGACTAGCCAACCCGGTCTATCAGCTTATTGGAAACTTTGACTTTAGTTTTGTGCTTGTTTACTTCATTCCTTTGGTCATCATTGCCTTGTGTTTCAACCTGATTTCTGAAGAAAAAGAAGGAGGCACTTGGGCGCTTGCCCTGAGCCAAACAAACAATACCAAAGGAATGATTCGCGTCAAGTTACTCTTAAGGTATGGCAGCACATTGGTGGTGCTCGCCTTGCTATTAATCATTGCCAAGTTTTACTTAAGCATACCACCAGACCAAAAATATGCGGCCTTTTGTCTGGTGTCGTTTGCTTATGTGAGTTTTTGGTTTGCGGTGGTTTGGTGGGTCATTTCTTTTCACCTCAGCTCTAGTAAAAACGCCCTGGTTTTGCTCACCATTTGGGTGTTCTTAAATGTCATTGTACCTGCTGCCATTAGTGGTACCATGTCTTTGGTTTATCCCATGCCAGAAACTTTTGGCACGGTAGTAAAAAGCAGAGAGGGTTATCATAACAAGTGGGACAAGGAAAAGGCACCTACCATTCAGAAGTTTATCAAACATTACCCACAACTTGCTCAATACAAGCACCCCAAAGGCGCTCGGTTTAGCTGGTTTTGGTACTTTGCTATGCAGCAAATGGGCGACGATGAAGCAACAGCACAAGCAAGGGAGCTACAACAGAAAATAAAAAAACGAATAAGCCTGAGCAAAAATACAGGCATGCTTTTTCCTAGTGCCCACACTCAGCTAGTGCTCAACTCTTTAGCCAACGTAGGCTTGCAAAATCAGCTCAATTTTATGCAAGCACTGGAACAGTTTCACGAAAAAAAACGGCTTTATTTTTACCCAAAAATATTCAGCCAGGTCGCTTCTACTACCGAAAAATGGAACCAGCACACGCTTGCCAAATACGAGGAACAATCTGGGGTAAATTGGTTTCAAGTGCTATTGCCACTATTATTGGGCATAGGCGTTTGTTTGGGGGCGGCACGGTTCAATCAACGTAAATTTTATCATTTATAA
- a CDS encoding ABC transporter permease: MRAHHIKVFAHQVLVTKLKTKSVVYLLLIFNLLLFVSLYTEFRVRTQDHHHVEQYSKEVRQRWENNPDKHPHRMAHYGYLVFRQKYPLGFFDPGIHHFLGNVIFLEAHQQNTINSSEASYSSGLLRFGYFSASMLLQVLVPLLIFFWGFNLVSQDRENGTLKIVFTQGADWRGVLWGKTLGLYLLAMLVFVPALIFSLLLVWFHEASLVNSQLMSRFGLLFVTYGLYFFLMAILAVYVSGRSKSSRGALITLLGIWLFFSLILPKLATTYGQAKYPAPSKIAFDIKVEEELLKLGDSHNPDDPHYQHLKDSVLAVHKVNSTDQLPFNYQGFVMKEGEKLSSKAYNKRYEKLLQIYQKQNNMLRLAGIVNPMVAIKQVSMALAGSGYATYDDFRAQAEKYRYSLAQKMNDLQIKLISNVRGKRIQGKPDILDKSHWAQFPDFNYRFLSFSQSLAQEYLSLLVLLGWMLGLGLLVHYSKSLKVI; this comes from the coding sequence ATGCGCGCTCATCATATCAAAGTTTTTGCTCATCAGGTGCTTGTTACCAAACTCAAAACCAAGAGTGTGGTATACCTCCTCCTGATTTTTAATCTGCTGCTATTTGTCTCACTTTATACCGAGTTTAGGGTACGTACTCAAGACCATCACCACGTAGAGCAATACAGCAAAGAAGTACGCCAACGTTGGGAAAACAACCCCGATAAACACCCTCATCGAATGGCTCATTACGGCTATTTGGTTTTTAGACAAAAGTATCCCCTTGGCTTTTTTGATCCAGGCATTCACCACTTTCTTGGAAACGTGATTTTTTTAGAAGCTCATCAACAAAATACCATCAATTCCTCAGAAGCAAGTTATTCCAGTGGTTTGCTTCGTTTTGGGTATTTCTCGGCTTCTATGCTTTTACAAGTACTGGTTCCTCTGTTGATTTTCTTTTGGGGGTTCAACCTTGTATCGCAAGACCGTGAAAATGGCACCCTAAAAATTGTGTTTACTCAGGGAGCAGACTGGAGGGGGGTGTTGTGGGGCAAAACCCTGGGTTTATACCTGTTGGCTATGTTGGTATTTGTACCTGCCCTCATCTTTTCCTTGTTGCTGGTGTGGTTTCATGAGGCTTCCCTTGTCAATAGTCAACTGATGAGTAGGTTTGGGTTATTGTTTGTGACTTACGGCTTATACTTTTTCTTGATGGCTATTTTGGCAGTATACGTTTCAGGGCGTAGCAAATCGTCAAGAGGTGCATTGATTACATTATTGGGCATTTGGCTTTTTTTCAGCCTTATACTTCCTAAGCTCGCTACTACTTATGGGCAAGCAAAATACCCCGCGCCCTCTAAAATTGCATTTGACATCAAAGTAGAAGAGGAGCTGCTAAAGCTAGGGGACAGTCACAACCCAGACGATCCACATTATCAACACCTAAAAGACTCGGTGCTGGCTGTGCATAAGGTAAATTCTACTGATCAATTACCCTTCAACTATCAGGGGTTTGTGATGAAAGAAGGAGAAAAGCTAAGCTCTAAAGCCTACAATAAGCGCTACGAAAAACTATTGCAGATTTATCAAAAACAAAATAATATGTTGCGTCTGGCGGGCATTGTCAACCCTATGGTAGCCATCAAACAAGTCTCTATGGCTTTGGCAGGGTCTGGTTATGCTACTTATGACGATTTTCGCGCACAAGCCGAAAAATATCGCTATAGTTTAGCCCAAAAAATGAACGATTTGCAAATCAAGTTAATCAGCAATGTACGAGGGAAGCGTATCCAGGGAAAACCCGATATTTTGGACAAATCGCATTGGGCTCAATTCCCGGATTTTAATTACCGTTTTTTAAGCTTTTCTCAAAGCCTTGCCCAGGAATACCTCTCTTTATTAGTACTATTAGGCTGGATGCTGGGGCTGGGTTTATTGGTACACTACTCTAAAAGCCTGAAAGTTATCTAA